A genomic window from Sphingobacterium sp. BN32 includes:
- a CDS encoding DUF808 domain-containing protein: MASGIFAILDDIAALMDDVAVASKLATRKTAGILGDDLAVNAEKATGFLATREIPVLWAITKGSFINKLIIVPIALILNAIFPIAIKYILILGGFYLAYEGVEKIVHYLFHRKKEGHEVIQKNVEQGEIAENAKIKSAITTDFILSVEIVIIALGTVLDQSLPIQILTVSVVAIIATVGVYGIVALIVRMDDMGYSLIKRSNDKGFAAKFGHALVKLLPFVIKSLGVIGTIALLMVSGDIFVHNIDYLHHMLPSLPGIVKSIAAAIVGGLLALGLVTVGKALFGKKDKAHA; this comes from the coding sequence ATGGCATCAGGCATATTTGCAATATTGGATGATATCGCTGCATTAATGGACGACGTGGCGGTAGCCAGCAAGTTGGCAACACGTAAGACGGCGGGTATTTTAGGAGACGATTTAGCTGTTAATGCAGAAAAGGCAACAGGTTTCTTAGCAACGCGAGAAATCCCGGTGCTATGGGCAATCACCAAGGGCTCTTTTATCAATAAGCTGATCATTGTGCCAATTGCCTTGATTCTGAATGCCATATTCCCGATAGCGATTAAGTATATCTTGATCCTCGGTGGTTTTTACCTTGCTTATGAGGGTGTGGAAAAGATAGTGCACTACCTGTTTCATCGCAAGAAAGAGGGGCACGAGGTTATCCAAAAGAATGTGGAGCAGGGTGAGATTGCGGAGAACGCGAAGATAAAATCGGCTATTACAACTGACTTCATCTTGTCGGTAGAGATTGTGATCATCGCCTTAGGAACGGTATTAGACCAATCATTGCCGATTCAGATTCTGACCGTTTCAGTAGTCGCTATCATTGCAACAGTCGGTGTGTATGGAATTGTGGCGCTGATTGTCCGCATGGACGATATGGGTTATAGCCTGATCAAGCGTTCTAACGATAAAGGATTTGCCGCTAAGTTCGGGCATGCGCTAGTGAAATTATTACCCTTTGTGATTAAATCCTTAGGCGTTATCGGAACGATTGCTTTATTGATGGTATCGGGAGATATCTTCGTTCATAATATCGACTATTTGCACCATATGTTGCCTAGCCTGCCGGGCATTGTTAAATCTATTGCTGCAGCAATTGTTGGTGGTCTGCTTGCTTTAGGCTTGGTGACTGTCGGCAAAGCATTATTCGGCAAGAAAGATAAAGCACACGCATAA
- a CDS encoding RagB/SusD family nutrient uptake outer membrane protein yields the protein MRKRYLPIILLFSLLASACSKLDEQPRAILVNEQFYLDEAQAVAAVTGTYRKLYESGQSLYNGLFQIGVEMATDDYEAGPRARNAHVRAISNLTHDASNDRMEQLWKQSYDAINASNLNIVAIEKIPADKIDATIQKRLILEARFLRALHYFNLVRWFGDVPLQLQPIANLSKEELQVTKSTEAQVYTQIIADLQAAEALPNYKAYSDTDRGRASSGAAKSLLAKVYLTQKDYAKAKAKAAEVVEQEGYELFEDFADVFHVEKKNGKEHIFSAQFKGNVGYQGNALAGRSAPADIPGINGDYADALHVQGGLYEAFEKTDARLAVTFTLGKVSPVDGKYYALPTPQFNKYYDESVIGNQNQSSKNLPIIRYAEVLLIYAEAENELNGPTAIAKDALNALRRRAKASLLTTSINKDAFREAVFEERRKELVYEYQRWFDLVRRGADYYVAKLKAAGKNNASARHLHFPTPQRELNLNPNLKQHPDWTNH from the coding sequence ATGAGAAAAAGATATCTACCTATTATCCTATTGTTTTCCCTGCTTGCTTCTGCTTGCTCGAAGTTGGACGAGCAGCCTCGTGCTATTCTCGTGAATGAGCAGTTCTATCTCGACGAAGCACAGGCTGTTGCAGCGGTTACCGGAACCTATAGAAAACTATATGAGTCGGGGCAATCCCTGTATAATGGCTTGTTTCAGATTGGCGTAGAGATGGCAACCGACGACTATGAGGCGGGTCCGCGTGCGCGGAATGCTCATGTAAGAGCCATCAGTAATTTAACGCATGATGCTTCGAATGATCGCATGGAACAATTATGGAAGCAAAGTTATGATGCCATCAATGCTTCTAATCTTAATATCGTTGCGATAGAAAAGATTCCAGCCGATAAGATCGACGCGACGATTCAGAAGCGTTTAATATTGGAAGCGAGATTTTTGCGCGCCTTGCATTACTTCAATTTAGTGCGTTGGTTTGGCGATGTTCCGTTGCAGTTGCAGCCCATAGCAAATCTAAGTAAAGAGGAGTTGCAGGTGACGAAAAGTACGGAGGCGCAGGTCTACACACAAATTATCGCTGATTTGCAGGCAGCAGAGGCTTTACCAAATTATAAAGCTTATAGCGATACAGACAGAGGGCGCGCGAGTTCTGGTGCTGCAAAAAGCTTGTTGGCAAAGGTTTATTTGACGCAGAAAGACTATGCGAAGGCGAAAGCTAAGGCTGCAGAGGTGGTTGAGCAGGAGGGCTATGAGCTATTTGAGGACTTTGCCGATGTGTTCCATGTAGAGAAGAAGAATGGCAAGGAGCATATTTTCTCGGCGCAGTTTAAGGGGAATGTAGGCTATCAGGGCAATGCTCTGGCAGGGCGCTCAGCACCTGCTGATATCCCCGGGATCAATGGCGATTATGCGGATGCACTACATGTGCAGGGGGGCTTGTACGAGGCGTTCGAAAAAACGGACGCACGCCTTGCTGTGACTTTTACGCTCGGAAAAGTATCGCCAGTCGACGGTAAGTATTATGCCCTTCCCACGCCGCAGTTCAATAAGTATTACGATGAATCGGTTATAGGCAATCAAAACCAATCTTCGAAAAACTTGCCCATTATCCGGTACGCGGAAGTGCTGTTGATCTATGCGGAGGCAGAAAATGAATTAAATGGACCTACTGCTATTGCAAAAGACGCCTTGAACGCGTTACGTAGGCGCGCGAAGGCTAGTTTGCTGACGACTAGCATTAATAAAGATGCTTTTCGGGAGGCGGTTTTTGAAGAACGACGTAAAGAGCTGGTCTATGAGTATCAGCGTTGGTTTGACCTAGTGAGGCGCGGTGCGGACTACTACGTCGCCAAGCTGAAAGCCGCGGGTAAGAATAATGCTTCTGCTCGACATCTGCATTTTCCTACGCCACAACGTGAATTAAACCTTAACCCTAATTTGAAACAACATCCAGATTGGACAAATCATTAA
- a CDS encoding arylsulfatase, whose protein sequence is MNRKNIFLNTVLILLSLSVWAQDKRPNIILILADDLGYSDLGSYGSEIPTPNLDRLAKEGLRLREFYNNSICAPTRASLLTGQYQHKAGVGYFSNDLGLPAYQGYLNKESLTIAEVLKENGYITLTSGKWHVSGKGQSYPWERGFDYVYPRDDKNANSGAPGLRTPETDAEGYPTQATFSTNLITRNAISFLDSIKSRQEPFFLYLAHTAPHWPLVAPKEDIARFKGKYDMGWSILREQRLKRQREIGLIPAGLTPSVADRDLYDWEKLTGEQRAGWAKKMEIFAAMVYRLDQSIGELLDRLEKNGQLDNTLIVFLSDNGAPAEDLVRWHQGSDRNKGAIGTVTSYESQSKNWSYASNTPFKAFKDYMYEGGINTPFIAWFPGRIQQGNIKQGTGHIIDLAPTFYELAKAKYPEAYKDTKVNALAGKSLLPLLTSDSQQVQRQEGLFWERAGNRAARVGKWKLVSTWPSQTCELYDLETDPTETKNVAAKHEQVVSRLAQAYANWAKETGVVDFAELESREPASMKEFRKSKVQEVE, encoded by the coding sequence ATGAACAGAAAGAACATTTTCCTAAACACAGTGCTGATTCTTCTTTCGCTATCGGTATGGGCGCAAGATAAAAGACCAAATATTATATTGATCCTGGCAGATGATCTCGGTTATTCGGATCTGGGATCATACGGGTCGGAAATACCGACCCCTAATTTAGATCGCCTAGCGAAAGAAGGGCTTCGTCTTCGCGAGTTTTATAACAACTCCATCTGTGCGCCCACCAGAGCATCGCTGTTGACCGGACAATATCAACATAAGGCGGGCGTCGGTTACTTTTCAAATGACCTGGGACTCCCGGCATACCAAGGCTATCTGAACAAGGAGTCCTTAACCATTGCTGAGGTGCTTAAAGAGAATGGCTACATCACGCTAACCTCAGGTAAATGGCATGTGTCGGGGAAAGGACAAAGTTATCCTTGGGAACGGGGATTTGACTACGTCTATCCTCGCGATGATAAGAATGCAAACTCCGGAGCCCCGGGCTTGCGAACCCCTGAAACAGATGCGGAGGGCTATCCAACGCAAGCAACCTTTTCGACCAACTTGATCACACGGAATGCTATAAGTTTCTTGGATAGTATCAAGAGTCGACAAGAGCCTTTCTTTCTGTACCTAGCCCACACGGCTCCCCATTGGCCGCTGGTAGCTCCAAAGGAAGATATCGCCCGTTTTAAAGGTAAATATGATATGGGCTGGTCGATTCTTAGGGAGCAAAGGCTAAAGAGACAACGGGAAATTGGTTTGATACCGGCAGGACTGACCCCATCGGTTGCTGATCGCGACCTGTATGATTGGGAGAAACTGACCGGGGAACAACGGGCTGGTTGGGCTAAGAAAATGGAAATATTCGCAGCGATGGTTTATCGCTTGGATCAAAGCATCGGAGAGCTCTTAGACCGCTTGGAAAAGAACGGACAACTGGATAATACGCTTATTGTCTTCCTTTCTGACAATGGTGCACCTGCTGAAGATTTGGTTCGCTGGCATCAAGGGTCTGATAGAAATAAGGGGGCTATTGGAACAGTGACTTCGTATGAATCGCAGAGTAAGAATTGGTCCTATGCGAGCAACACGCCGTTTAAGGCTTTCAAAGACTACATGTATGAAGGTGGAATCAATACGCCATTTATCGCTTGGTTCCCGGGACGAATTCAGCAGGGGAATATCAAGCAAGGAACCGGACATATTATCGACTTGGCACCTACATTTTATGAACTGGCGAAGGCGAAGTATCCGGAAGCTTATAAAGACACGAAAGTGAATGCGCTTGCTGGTAAGAGTTTGCTACCCTTGCTTACGAGCGACAGCCAACAGGTGCAGCGGCAGGAAGGTTTGTTTTGGGAGCGAGCGGGGAATAGAGCCGCGAGGGTAGGAAAGTGGAAGTTGGTTTCGACCTGGCCTTCGCAAACTTGTGAGCTGTATGATTTGGAGACTGACCCAACCGAGACCAAAAATGTAGCGGCTAAGCATGAGCAAGTCGTGTCGCGCTTGGCACAAGCTTATGCGAATTGGGCAAAAGAGACAGGCGTTGTGGATTTTGCTGAGCTTGAAAGTAGAGAGCCGGCATCTATGAAAGAGTTCCGGAAAAGTAAAGTGCAAGAAGTGGAATAG